A region of Salirhabdus salicampi DNA encodes the following proteins:
- a CDS encoding sulfurtransferase: MNKLGVLLSIILSISLIACSQQETSKEGDSNNNKEETTYPNAELLVDTEWVVENLNDENVHFVDMRAEGYEGGHIPGAANITWPEIADPDNEFDGVLLPPEGFATKMQEIGINVNDTIVIYDDGSSLSAARLFYALEYYGHQDVKIYNGGFTAWLHSGNDVSTETPEIVVGDFEPTANEDLACDIGGIKEAIEDENIVILDTRSEGEYNGEDVRAERGGHVPNAVHIEWSEAITEVDGVPTFKSFEDLTELYESKGVTKDKTVIPYCQTNVRGAHTYFTLRLLGYDSIMPYEGSWAEYGNTPEAKIEK, from the coding sequence TTGAATAAACTAGGAGTTTTGCTTTCTATTATTTTATCAATCTCATTAATTGCATGTTCTCAACAAGAAACAAGTAAAGAGGGCGATTCAAACAATAATAAAGAAGAAACAACTTATCCCAATGCTGAGTTGTTAGTAGATACAGAGTGGGTAGTTGAGAATTTAAATGATGAAAATGTACATTTTGTAGATATGCGCGCAGAAGGTTATGAAGGTGGACATATTCCAGGTGCAGCAAACATTACTTGGCCAGAAATTGCTGATCCAGACAATGAATTTGATGGCGTCTTGTTACCACCTGAAGGTTTCGCAACAAAAATGCAGGAAATCGGAATTAATGTGAATGATACGATTGTCATTTATGATGACGGTTCAAGTTTAAGTGCAGCACGCTTGTTTTATGCACTAGAGTATTACGGACATCAAGATGTTAAAATTTATAATGGTGGATTCACAGCATGGTTACATTCAGGAAATGATGTCTCCACAGAAACTCCGGAAATTGTAGTAGGGGATTTCGAACCAACGGCAAACGAAGATTTAGCTTGTGATATTGGTGGTATAAAAGAAGCAATTGAAGATGAAAACATAGTTATTCTTGATACGAGATCTGAGGGAGAGTACAATGGTGAAGATGTTCGTGCTGAGCGTGGAGGGCACGTTCCGAATGCTGTTCATATAGAATGGAGTGAAGCCATTACGGAAGTGGATGGTGTACCTACCTTCAAATCTTTCGAAGATTTAACGGAGTTATATGAAAGTAAAGGTGTAACTAAGGATAAAACCGTTATCCCTTATTGCCAAACTAACGTGCGAGGTGCTCACACGTACTTCACATTAAGGCTTTTAGGTTATGATTCTATTATGCCGTATGAAGGTTCTTGGGCTGAGTATGGGAATACTCCAGAAGCAAAAATTGAAAAGTAG
- a CDS encoding rhodanese-like domain-containing protein → MAYENEGVIQIDVDELKEALRDDETIVIDIREHEEYVAGHIPGLPLIPMSEIVDVVDEFEKDRSYVLVCRSGRRSHETSKFFQMNGIKNVKNYAGGMLVWDGEIAVGEENIVKEVKEIY, encoded by the coding sequence ATGGCTTACGAAAACGAAGGTGTCATACAAATTGATGTAGATGAATTAAAAGAAGCTTTACGTGACGATGAAACGATCGTCATTGATATTCGTGAACATGAAGAATATGTGGCTGGGCACATTCCTGGTCTACCTCTCATTCCAATGAGTGAAATTGTAGACGTAGTTGATGAGTTCGAAAAGGACCGTTCCTATGTATTAGTGTGCAGAAGCGGACGAAGAAGCCATGAGACGTCGAAATTCTTCCAAATGAATGGTATTAAAAATGTGAAAAATTACGCTGGTGGAATGCTCGTATGGGACGGAGAGATTGCAGTAGGCGAAGAAAATATTGTGAAGGAAGTAAAAGAGATTTATTGA